In Humulus lupulus chromosome 6, drHumLupu1.1, whole genome shotgun sequence, a single genomic region encodes these proteins:
- the LOC133785275 gene encoding uncharacterized mitochondrial protein AtMg00860-like: protein MQARLQSQEEQIRLLRQQASPGSAGPILPPAVAPVVQTLEVGSRWEPLSKAKHEQHLRQVFKRLREQQLYDNFKKCEFWLPKVTFLGDIAGEDGIKVEAVRDWPRPRNALEVRSFLGLVGYYRWFVEGFLKIATPMIELTRRNLKFVWSDKCENSFQQLKRRLIIALVLSLPSEGGKFVVYCDVSRLGLGCVLMLNEKVIAY from the exons atgcaagcccggtTACAAAGTCAGGAAGAGCAGATCCGTCTTTTGAGACAACAGGCTTCGCCAGGGAGTGCTGGACCTATTTtgccacctgctgtggcaccagttgtacagacACTTGAGGTTGGGAGtaggtgggagccact ctCAAAGGCAAAACATgaacaacatcttcgacaggtcttcaAGAGATTGAGGGAGCAACAATTGTATGACaattttaagaagtgtgagttttggctacccaaagtgacattccttggagaTATTGCTGGTgaagatggaattaaggtggaggcagtgagagattggccgagaccaAGAAATGCcttagaggttagaagtttccttgggttagtgGGTTATTACAGATGGTTTGTagaagggttcctgaagattgctacaccgatgatagaattgacacggaGGAATCtaaagttcgtctggtcagacaagtgtgagaatagcttccagcaACTGAAGCGACGGCTGATTATTGCTCTGGTATTGAGCCTTCCTTCGGaaggagggaagtttgtggtatactgtgatgtaTCCAGGTTGGGATTGGGATGTGTATTGATGctgaatgagaaggttattgcttattaA